TTTTTCGAAGGAAAGACCACATTCTGAACCTACCGCTACTGCTGCTAAAGCATTTAAAACATTATATTCACCCGGCATATTTAAAACAATTTCCCCACAGACACGAGCCTGTTTAACTACAGTGAAATGCGACAGGAAGCCGGCCGAAACTACATTTTTTGCTTGATAATCAGCCTGTGGAGAAAACCCATAAGTAATTATTTTAATTTTTCCTTTTAGGTCTGGGATAATTTCCCTTACCCCGGGATCATCAATACATAATACCACAAAACCATGAGCAGGAGTCTTTAAAATAAATTCGCTAAAAGTAGTTTGTATTTTTTCCCGGGAACCATAAAAATCTAAATGATCATCTTCTATATTAGTCACTACAGTAATCAGTGGATTTAATTTTAAAAAAGAGGCATCTGACTCATCAGCTTCTGCAATAAAAAATTCGCCTTGACCCAATTTAGCATTACTACCCAAATTATTAAATTGACCACCTAAAACTATCGTCGGATCATAATTATTTTGTTCAAATAATAAGGCAATTAAAGAAGTAGTAGTCGTTTTACCATGGGTACCAGCCACGGCAATTCCTTTTTGACGGTTCATTAACATTCCCAAAATTTCCGCACGCTGCATAATCGGAATACCTAATTTTTGAGCTTTAATTATTTCGGGATTATGGGGCGGAATAGCCGAAGAAACAACAACTGCCTGGACATCATGGGCCAAATTGGCAGCCACATGACCTAATTTTACTTCAGCACCCCAACTAACCAAACGTTCCGTTATTTCCGAAACTTGCAGATCTGAACCACTTACCACATAACCCAATTCCAATAATAGTTGGGCCAAACCACTCATTCCAATTCCGCCAATACCGATAAAATGAACCTTCTCCCGTAAATACATCTACAAAAGCTCCTTCCCCGACTGTCCCAAGCCAAACCTTAAATATAACCTGCAGGTAATTTACTATATATGCAAATATCTTTAAAGGTGTTACAAGAAAACCAGGACTAGCCTCCAGCTTGTCCTTCTTTTTT
The window above is part of the Clostridia bacterium genome. Proteins encoded here:
- a CDS encoding UDP-N-acetylmuramate--L-alanine ligase; this encodes MYLREKVHFIGIGGIGMSGLAQLLLELGYVVSGSDLQVSEITERLVSWGAEVKLGHVAANLAHDVQAVVVSSAIPPHNPEIIKAQKLGIPIMQRAEILGMLMNRQKGIAVAGTHGKTTTTSLIALLFEQNNYDPTIVLGGQFNNLGSNAKLGQGEFFIAEADESDASFLKLNPLITVVTNIEDDHLDFYGSREKIQTTFSEFILKTPAHGFVVLCIDDPGVREIIPDLKGKIKIITYGFSPQADYQAKNVVSAGFLSHFTVVKQARVCGEIVLNMPGEYNVLNALAAVAVGSECGLSFEKMAASLLTFRGISRRFEKIGIINGIHIYDDFAHHPSELKATLAAAKKTGFKRVVAIFQPHRFSRTQALKTEFGTAFRDADLLVFTDIFAAGEKPLPGVNSQTLIAEIKKQTGQQVKYLPNKKLIAEKLLNLVKPGDLVLTLGAGDIRQIGFQLLTLLESANSAVPTGFN